From a single Pseudoalteromonas nigrifaciens genomic region:
- a CDS encoding ABC transporter transmembrane domain-containing protein, with translation MSTNKAEPKDKAAFSSLIPIFQFIKPYKWVVFSALVALLVTAGVNLSLGQGVKFVIDHGFIAGSQEQLKQAIIVLIGLISLLAVGTFSRFYLMSWIGERVSNDIRKAVFDRIVTLHPSYFEENRSGELMSRLTTDTTLLQSIIGSSFSMALRSALMLVGGLAMLLFTNLKLTLVVVACVPLVLVPMMVFGRKVRKLASSSQDAIADISTYAGEIIQNIKVVQSYSHEQREQAAFAAETEKAFKVAKSRIKQRSFLIAAVIFLTFSAISVMLWVGGSDVLAGTMSGGELGAFVFYAIMVAMSVATVAEVYGELQRAAGAAARLLELLAVKSEIVNPVQHLDDQLHNNTDLAAIELSNITFNYPSRPDVSALKNVSLSIEQGQTVAIVGPSGAGKTTLFELLQRFYDPATGAIKFHGIDIKDLSLNTLRNSMGMVAQNPILFSSDVMHNIRYGNPDATDEQVYSAAKHAHADEFIAQLPNGYESFLGEQGVRLSGGQKQRIVLARAILKDPEILLLDEATSALDAQSEHHVQAALEHLMQNRTTLIIAHRLATVKHADMIVVMEHGEIIATGSHQQLLQSSPLYQRLCELQFNKD, from the coding sequence ATGAGCACCAATAAAGCCGAGCCAAAAGACAAAGCAGCTTTTAGTAGTTTAATTCCGATTTTTCAGTTTATTAAGCCTTATAAATGGGTGGTATTTTCGGCGCTTGTAGCGCTACTTGTAACCGCTGGGGTTAATTTATCACTGGGCCAAGGGGTTAAATTTGTAATCGATCATGGCTTTATTGCAGGCTCCCAAGAACAGTTAAAACAAGCCATCATAGTGCTGATTGGCTTAATTAGCTTACTCGCAGTGGGAACATTCAGTCGCTTTTATTTAATGTCGTGGATTGGTGAACGCGTGAGTAACGATATTCGTAAAGCGGTATTTGATCGCATAGTTACTTTGCATCCAAGCTATTTTGAAGAGAACCGCAGCGGCGAATTAATGTCGCGCTTAACAACCGACACCACTTTATTGCAGTCAATCATTGGCTCGTCATTTTCCATGGCACTGCGCAGCGCACTGATGTTGGTAGGTGGTTTAGCCATGTTGCTATTTACTAATTTAAAGCTCACTTTAGTGGTAGTTGCCTGTGTGCCGCTGGTGTTAGTGCCAATGATGGTATTTGGCCGTAAAGTGCGCAAACTTGCCAGCTCTAGCCAAGATGCCATTGCCGATATCAGCACCTATGCAGGTGAGATCATTCAAAATATTAAAGTAGTGCAAAGTTATAGTCATGAACAACGTGAGCAAGCCGCATTTGCCGCTGAAACCGAAAAAGCCTTTAAGGTTGCGAAAAGCCGTATTAAACAACGTTCATTTTTAATTGCAGCGGTGATATTTTTAACCTTTAGCGCCATTAGTGTGATGCTGTGGGTCGGTGGTAGTGATGTACTGGCAGGGACTATGAGTGGTGGTGAGCTAGGTGCATTTGTGTTTTATGCCATTATGGTAGCAATGTCGGTAGCAACGGTGGCCGAGGTCTATGGCGAGCTGCAACGCGCGGCGGGTGCCGCAGCAAGACTACTTGAATTACTCGCGGTAAAAAGCGAAATAGTTAACCCAGTACAACATCTTGATGACCAGTTACACAACAATACTGATTTAGCCGCCATAGAGCTCAGTAATATTACCTTTAACTACCCGTCCCGCCCTGATGTTAGTGCACTTAAAAATGTATCACTCAGTATTGAGCAAGGGCAAACGGTGGCGATTGTAGGCCCTTCTGGTGCTGGTAAAACCACGTTATTTGAATTACTACAACGTTTTTACGACCCTGCCACTGGCGCTATAAAATTCCATGGCATTGATATAAAAGATCTCTCACTGAATACGCTACGAAACAGCATGGGCATGGTGGCACAAAACCCGATATTGTTTAGCTCTGATGTAATGCATAACATTCGTTATGGCAACCCAGATGCAACCGACGAACAAGTATATTCCGCAGCCAAACACGCCCATGCCGATGAGTTTATTGCGCAACTACCTAATGGTTACGAAAGCTTTTTAGGCGAGCAAGGGGTGCGTTTATCTGGCGGGCAAAAGCAACGTATTGTGCTTGCGCGAGCAATCTTAAAGGATCCTGAAATATTACTGCTTGATGAAGCAACCAGCGCCCTTGATGCACAAAGTGAGCATCATGTGCAAGCCGCGCTGGAACACTTAATGCAAAACAGAACCACCTTGATCATTGCGCATCGTCTGGCAACGGTAAAACATGCAGATATGATTGTGGTAATGGAACACGGAGAAATAATAGCAACAGGGAGCCATCAGCAATTACTGCAAAGCTCCCCGTTGTACCAGCGCTTATGTGAACTACAGTTCAATAAAGACTAG
- the chrA gene encoding chromate efflux transporter has protein sequence MLIAIFRQFFLLGCMSFGGPAAHLGYFKRHFVDTLNWLTNTRYAQLISLSQALPGPGSSQVSFAIGVERAGVLGGIAAFIGFTLPSFLIMLLLAISAHQFDTVYFAIIAGLKLFAVVIVADATLSMAKSFCTSAALKLLAVLSTLALILFPLLGTQIAILITAAAVGAIWPLLKLNPEPAQQSKSKSNINWLALGLFTLLLVLSFIPLTTELALFAPFYQAGAMVFGGGHVVLPVLQASVPTLSSDQFLSAYASAQAVPGPMFTIATYLGAQLSTEQPLFGAIVATVLIFMPGFLLILAFQKSWLNLANKPRFASVIAALNASVVGFLAAALYSPIWTSAVHNFWHIALVIAAFAWLRLKKPPIWWLLILFITTGLAQYYWAL, from the coding sequence ATGTTAATTGCTATTTTTAGACAGTTTTTTTTACTTGGCTGCATGAGTTTTGGTGGCCCTGCTGCTCACTTAGGCTATTTTAAGCGCCATTTTGTCGATACCCTAAATTGGCTCACTAACACCCGTTATGCACAGCTTATAAGCTTAAGCCAAGCCTTGCCTGGGCCTGGCTCTAGTCAAGTTAGTTTTGCCATTGGGGTAGAGCGCGCGGGTGTACTTGGTGGCATTGCTGCCTTTATTGGTTTTACCCTACCATCATTTTTAATTATGTTGCTATTGGCTATAAGTGCGCATCAGTTTGATACTGTTTATTTTGCCATTATTGCTGGGTTAAAACTGTTTGCTGTGGTTATTGTCGCCGATGCCACATTAAGTATGGCAAAGAGCTTTTGCACTAGCGCAGCCCTAAAGCTATTAGCCGTACTAAGCACGTTAGCCTTAATACTTTTTCCTCTGCTGGGCACACAAATAGCTATTTTAATTACCGCGGCTGCTGTGGGTGCAATATGGCCATTATTAAAATTAAATCCGGAACCCGCACAGCAAAGTAAGTCAAAAAGTAATATAAATTGGCTCGCTTTAGGGTTATTTACACTGCTGCTAGTGCTCAGTTTCATTCCTTTGACTACTGAATTAGCTTTGTTTGCCCCCTTTTATCAAGCAGGTGCCATGGTGTTTGGTGGTGGCCATGTAGTATTACCTGTATTGCAAGCAAGCGTACCTACACTAAGCAGCGATCAGTTTTTGAGCGCCTATGCAAGCGCGCAAGCTGTGCCTGGACCCATGTTTACCATTGCTACTTACTTAGGTGCACAACTAAGTACCGAACAACCTTTATTTGGCGCTATCGTAGCCACTGTACTTATATTTATGCCCGGGTTTTTACTCATACTTGCGTTTCAAAAAAGTTGGTTAAACTTAGCCAACAAGCCTCGCTTTGCCAGTGTTATTGCCGCACTTAATGCCTCTGTAGTGGGTTTTTTAGCTGCGGCGCTGTATTCACCTATTTGGACATCGGCGGTGCACAATTTTTGGCACATTGCGCTAGTTATTGCAGCATTCGCTTGGCTAAGATTAAAAAAGCCACCTATTTGGTGGCTGTTAATACTCTTTATTACTACGGGGTTGGCTCAGTATTATTGGGCACTTTAA
- a CDS encoding mechanosensitive ion channel family protein, which yields MTDTHLQKLIAPWFEKVPDAFFLSTITAVAIGIFSLLFVYLFTRRLMFPAIQKIVTKISPERIGLLAPMLNKLNKRIACLLCCALFLATFDSVYPVNEIAEEILKTLGQALLIIYAGFIFSSIVSIAGAIYNQLDFAREVPIQGLIQVVKLITFIVSVILIVSIVLEKSPTYILSGFGAIAAVTLLVFKDTILGFVASIQIAANRLVTYGDWIQVDNYGADGEVIDLGLNTVRVRNWDNTVTTIPTYMLVAGSFKNWRSMQESAGRRMKRSLNIDMNSIFLVEDDFRQQIEAAIPLADYIRTSSLPDPVSNLGLFRRYAEGYLKQHKKINTSLTLLVRELQPTNHGLPIEFYCFSSDKRWISYEHLQAEIMDHLLAVLPIFGLRPYQSVSGQFSPPTAVPTSEKPKIKVPNNTEPTP from the coding sequence ATGACCGATACCCACTTACAGAAGTTAATAGCGCCTTGGTTTGAAAAAGTGCCCGACGCTTTTTTTCTAAGCACTATTACTGCCGTCGCCATTGGTATATTTTCATTATTATTTGTGTACTTATTTACTCGTCGCTTAATGTTTCCTGCGATCCAAAAAATTGTTACTAAAATCTCACCTGAACGCATTGGCTTACTTGCACCTATGCTAAACAAGCTCAATAAGCGCATAGCTTGCTTACTTTGCTGTGCATTGTTTCTAGCCACATTTGATAGTGTGTACCCGGTGAATGAGATTGCAGAGGAAATTTTAAAAACCTTAGGCCAAGCGCTGCTCATTATTTATGCGGGCTTTATTTTTAGTAGCATAGTGAGTATTGCGGGCGCTATTTATAATCAATTAGATTTTGCCCGCGAAGTACCCATTCAGGGATTAATTCAGGTTGTTAAATTAATTACCTTTATTGTCAGTGTTATTTTAATTGTTAGTATAGTGCTAGAAAAATCACCTACTTATATTCTCTCGGGTTTTGGTGCTATTGCCGCCGTCACTTTATTAGTATTTAAAGACACCATATTGGGGTTTGTCGCAAGCATTCAAATTGCAGCCAATAGACTCGTTACGTATGGCGACTGGATCCAGGTAGATAATTATGGGGCCGACGGAGAAGTAATTGATTTAGGGTTAAACACAGTAAGAGTGCGTAACTGGGATAATACTGTAACGACTATTCCTACTTACATGTTAGTAGCAGGTTCATTTAAAAACTGGCGTAGTATGCAAGAGTCTGCCGGGAGGCGCATGAAGCGCTCGCTTAATATTGATATGAATAGTATTTTTTTAGTTGAAGATGATTTTCGCCAGCAAATAGAAGCGGCTATACCTTTGGCCGACTACATTCGTACGTCTTCACTGCCTGATCCTGTGTCTAATTTAGGTTTGTTTCGCCGTTATGCCGAAGGTTACCTAAAGCAACATAAAAAAATCAATACTTCACTGACCTTGCTAGTACGTGAGTTACAGCCGACAAACCACGGCTTACCGATTGAGTTTTATTGCTTTAGTAGCGATAAACGTTGGATATCGTATGAGCATTTACAAGCCGAAATAATGGATCATTTATTGGCTGTGTTACCTATTTTTGGCCTGCGTCCGTATCAAAGTGTGAGTGGCCAATTTAGCCCACCCACAGCCGTGCCTACAAGCGAAAAACCTAAAATTAAAGTGCCCAATAATACTGAGCCAACCCCGTAG
- a CDS encoding acyltransferase: MSVIRSVFSILLYFINTLIWFVPIFICGVIKLIPIKPLQKLMSWAAKQFATIWVTFNSLNQKLFTPTKINVTGLEDIKLKDWYLVIANHQSWVDILVLQRVLNRKIPFLNFFLKKELIYVPILGLCWWALDFPFMTRTSKSQLKKNPKLRGKDLETTRKACEKFKEMPVSVVNFVEGTRYTKQKHARQNSPFPHLLKPKAGGVAFVMQAMGEQITKVVNVTIHYPEGIPTFMDFASGKVKNINVHVEVRPVSDELIGDYTNDPDFRVRFQSELNRLWKEKNQTLINLEQK; the protein is encoded by the coding sequence ATGTCAGTTATCCGCAGTGTATTTAGTATTTTGTTGTACTTTATAAATACTCTTATTTGGTTTGTGCCAATTTTTATTTGTGGTGTTATTAAGCTTATACCAATTAAGCCGCTACAAAAGTTAATGAGTTGGGCCGCCAAACAATTTGCCACTATTTGGGTTACCTTTAACAGCTTAAATCAAAAATTATTTACGCCAACTAAAATTAACGTTACTGGGCTTGAAGATATAAAGCTAAAAGATTGGTATTTAGTTATAGCTAATCATCAAAGCTGGGTTGATATTTTAGTATTGCAACGCGTATTAAATCGCAAAATACCCTTTTTAAATTTCTTTTTGAAAAAAGAGCTTATTTACGTGCCTATATTAGGTTTGTGCTGGTGGGCGCTTGATTTTCCGTTCATGACTCGTACGAGTAAAAGTCAGCTTAAAAAGAACCCTAAATTACGCGGTAAAGATTTAGAAACCACGCGTAAGGCCTGCGAAAAATTTAAAGAAATGCCAGTAAGTGTGGTTAATTTTGTAGAAGGTACGCGCTATACGAAGCAAAAGCACGCTCGCCAAAACAGCCCTTTTCCACATTTGTTAAAACCCAAAGCAGGAGGCGTTGCCTTTGTAATGCAAGCTATGGGAGAGCAAATTACTAAAGTAGTTAATGTGACTATTCATTATCCTGAGGGCATTCCGACCTTTATGGATTTTGCCAGCGGTAAAGTAAAAAATATAAACGTACATGTTGAAGTAAGACCGGTCAGTGACGAGCTAATTGGTGACTACACTAACGATCCCGACTTTAGAGTGCGCTTTCAAAGTGAGCTTAATCGGTTATGGAAAGAAAAAAACCAAACATTAATAAACCTTGAACAAAAATAA
- a CDS encoding TonB-dependent receptor has product MGKFKLSALMLAMFATCNALAAAESDAPNTVKKPQLEEDLEVIEVRGFSRSLIQSLNQKRFTDTVSEQLSADDLGALPDVSMADALTRLPGISAVRTGGQAAEINIRGMSGGFVFSTLNGREQVSTSGSRSIEFDQYPSELISSAAVYKSPKASLIEGGVAGTVELQTASPLNNDQQHKFVVNARGMYNDRASEVNDATEFGDRISFSYQGKYLDDTLGVALGYARLFQPSVATQFIGQAYNDHKDVDGVANDTNGPEVKPENEYISEGFELQHLGGEETRNGYMAAIEWVPVDNFKLKGDVFLSRFDTESFARGLRVKLGGPTATYTNAQLEGNSVVGASVNRTSKGYTRVEILNDDNQDFDEVDSYGVNADWQVTERLNVNVDVSLSRAKSNFRNGLLWALVAEDATAQEPVLDKNVSINYQLNGLNLPDVGFNQAAAFSDIDRVMVSKYGIYPYQNEDEVKAYRLDFKYELDNSWFSSVEFGARYSDREYSNNRSVFEYGNDGDFSATEPPLRLTNDMVNVVDWEGKFSYFPSYLAIDVDKALNAWFPEGAPTPVTTWGNADGVVDPQGYTTNYSWTMLQSGSVYEEVLSAYAMLNINTEIGTMPVLGNIGIRRVDTDQSATILENVNGDLALGAQNITDSIGIINQNYLPNVLGTTYTDYLPSLNLNFQLTDNTQLRFAAAKVMSRPPINRLAGDASAQADETTGKINGSSTNNPFLKPFYADQYDISYEHYFDESDGALVIAGFYKNIDSFIDTIAIEGFDFKGNGFNVPDYIENPVSGEQVATTNGTYTTAVNNANGGYIRGIELAYTQVLSFLPAPFDGLGFNGSYSYTESEVESITSLGGETVTQGLPGLSKNVLNGTIFYSLDNFETRLNVRYRSDFVSEQVAINEQVVNFDAETVVDFQTSYQFTDSFGMLLQVNNLTDEPTQSYFGNENITGTTQYFGRQVYLGFTYSH; this is encoded by the coding sequence ATGGGGAAATTCAAACTGAGTGCGTTAATGCTCGCGATGTTTGCAACCTGCAATGCATTGGCTGCGGCTGAAAGTGACGCACCAAACACCGTAAAAAAACCACAACTAGAAGAAGACCTTGAAGTCATTGAAGTGCGTGGCTTTAGTCGTAGTTTAATCCAATCACTTAATCAAAAGCGCTTTACCGATACGGTATCAGAGCAGTTGTCGGCGGATGATTTAGGCGCTTTGCCTGATGTATCTATGGCTGATGCGCTGACACGACTGCCGGGGATCTCTGCGGTACGAACCGGCGGCCAAGCGGCAGAAATCAATATTCGCGGTATGTCCGGTGGCTTTGTATTTTCAACTTTGAATGGTCGCGAGCAAGTATCAACTAGCGGCAGTCGCAGTATTGAGTTTGATCAATACCCGTCTGAGTTGATCAGCTCAGCTGCGGTGTATAAATCACCAAAGGCGTCATTAATTGAAGGCGGCGTGGCAGGTACGGTAGAGCTGCAAACAGCCAGCCCGCTTAATAATGATCAGCAACACAAGTTTGTGGTTAACGCCAGAGGTATGTACAACGACCGAGCGTCAGAGGTGAACGATGCCACTGAGTTTGGCGATCGCATCAGCTTTTCCTATCAAGGTAAGTATCTTGACGATACTTTAGGTGTCGCCCTTGGCTATGCACGGTTATTTCAACCAAGCGTAGCAACACAATTTATTGGCCAGGCCTATAACGATCATAAAGATGTCGACGGTGTTGCTAATGATACTAATGGCCCTGAAGTAAAACCAGAAAACGAATATATCAGCGAAGGCTTTGAGCTCCAGCATTTAGGGGGTGAAGAAACCCGTAACGGTTATATGGCGGCGATTGAGTGGGTGCCGGTGGATAATTTTAAATTAAAAGGAGACGTGTTTTTATCACGCTTTGATACTGAGTCATTTGCCCGTGGTTTACGAGTAAAGTTAGGCGGCCCAACGGCCACTTATACAAACGCTCAGCTAGAGGGTAATTCAGTGGTTGGCGCCTCTGTTAATCGTACTTCAAAAGGCTACACTCGCGTTGAAATTCTGAATGATGATAATCAAGATTTTGATGAAGTAGACAGCTACGGTGTTAACGCCGATTGGCAAGTGACAGAGCGCTTAAACGTTAATGTTGATGTGTCGTTGTCACGGGCTAAAAGTAATTTCCGCAATGGCTTATTGTGGGCGCTAGTTGCCGAAGATGCTACAGCGCAAGAGCCGGTGTTAGATAAAAACGTATCTATAAACTACCAACTTAATGGGCTTAATTTACCAGATGTAGGCTTTAATCAAGCCGCTGCATTTAGTGATATCGACCGGGTAATGGTCAGTAAGTACGGTATTTACCCTTATCAAAATGAAGATGAAGTAAAAGCTTATCGCCTTGATTTTAAATACGAGTTGGATAACAGCTGGTTTAGCTCTGTGGAATTTGGTGCGCGTTATTCAGATCGCGAATACAGCAACAATCGTTCGGTGTTTGAATACGGCAATGACGGTGATTTCTCAGCAACTGAGCCGCCACTGCGTTTAACCAATGACATGGTAAATGTTGTTGATTGGGAAGGCAAGTTTAGCTACTTTCCATCCTATTTAGCGATTGATGTAGATAAAGCGCTCAATGCGTGGTTCCCAGAAGGTGCGCCTACACCGGTGACCACCTGGGGTAACGCAGATGGTGTAGTAGATCCACAAGGTTACACCACTAACTACTCGTGGACTATGTTACAAAGTGGTTCGGTATACGAGGAAGTGCTTTCAGCTTACGCCATGCTCAATATTAATACTGAAATTGGCACTATGCCAGTGCTGGGTAATATTGGTATTCGCCGTGTAGATACAGACCAATCGGCCACTATTTTAGAAAACGTTAATGGTGATTTGGCACTGGGTGCGCAAAACATTACCGACAGCATCGGCATCATAAATCAAAATTATTTACCTAATGTACTTGGCACAACGTATACCGATTATCTGCCATCCCTTAATTTAAACTTTCAGCTAACGGATAACACGCAATTACGCTTTGCGGCGGCTAAAGTGATGTCGCGTCCACCGATTAATCGCCTAGCAGGAGATGCCAGTGCACAAGCTGATGAAACTACTGGAAAAATTAACGGATCAAGTACCAATAACCCATTCTTAAAACCATTTTATGCCGACCAATACGATATCTCTTATGAGCATTATTTTGATGAGTCAGATGGTGCGCTAGTGATCGCAGGTTTTTATAAAAACATTGATTCGTTTATCGATACCATCGCCATTGAAGGGTTTGACTTTAAAGGTAACGGTTTTAACGTTCCAGACTATATAGAAAACCCCGTCAGCGGCGAGCAAGTTGCCACAACTAACGGCACTTACACAACGGCGGTAAATAACGCCAATGGTGGTTATATTCGCGGTATTGAACTTGCCTACACGCAAGTACTTTCGTTTTTGCCCGCGCCGTTTGATGGCCTCGGTTTTAACGGGAGCTACTCATACACCGAAAGCGAAGTTGAATCGATCACTAGCTTAGGTGGTGAAACGGTTACACAAGGCTTACCTGGTTTGTCTAAAAACGTGTTAAACGGCACTATATTTTACAGCTTAGATAATTTTGAAACCCGCCTTAATGTGCGTTACCGCTCAGACTTTGTCTCAGAGCAAGTGGCGATCAATGAGCAGGTGGTCAATTTTGATGCTGAGACCGTGGTCGACTTTCAAACCTCTTATCAATTTACTGACTCATTTGGCATGTTGCTGCAGGTTAATAACCTTACCGATGAACCAACCCAAAGTTACTTTGGCAATGAAAATATCACCGGTACTACCCAGTACTTTGGTCGTCAGGTTTATTTAGGTTTTACCTATAGCCACTAA
- a CDS encoding LysE family translocator produces MTLSLWFSLVAICMMGAMSPGPSLAVVLKHSIHGSMKNGMLAALSHGVGVGFYAAASLLGLGALMMQFPTVYQVLVYLGAAYLAYLGIKILLAKPSAEELQVAQQSGSAQQALQDGFAIAFLNPKLAVFFLALFSQFIDPVNLTFQVGMIMCLTVLLIDTGWYLLVAALTELSKKRFAFTKSSPWLDKILAVVFIGLAIRVVLMV; encoded by the coding sequence ATGACCCTCTCACTGTGGTTTAGTTTAGTCGCCATTTGTATGATGGGCGCAATGTCACCTGGGCCTAGTTTGGCTGTGGTGTTAAAACACAGTATTCATGGCAGTATGAAGAACGGCATGTTGGCGGCGCTGAGTCATGGTGTGGGGGTCGGTTTTTATGCCGCGGCGTCGTTACTTGGCCTCGGCGCATTAATGATGCAATTTCCCACTGTGTATCAAGTACTGGTGTATTTAGGCGCCGCGTATTTAGCTTATTTAGGGATTAAAATACTACTTGCAAAGCCAAGCGCTGAAGAGCTCCAAGTGGCTCAGCAAAGTGGTAGCGCTCAACAGGCTTTGCAAGATGGCTTTGCTATCGCATTTTTGAACCCTAAACTCGCTGTATTCTTTTTAGCCTTGTTCTCACAGTTTATTGACCCTGTAAACTTAACTTTTCAGGTTGGTATGATCATGTGTTTAACCGTGTTGTTGATTGATACCGGCTGGTATTTGCTTGTTGCAGCCTTGACAGAGCTTTCAAAAAAGCGTTTTGCTTTTACTAAATCATCCCCTTGGCTTGATAAAATATTAGCGGTGGTTTTTATAGGGTTGGCAATAAGAGTGGTGCTTATGGTGTAG
- a CDS encoding OmpA family protein, translated as MTLTKSLLSVTVVAVLLSGCEMNNTGKGAAIGAAAGGVLGKATGNHKDKRIFIGAAIGALAGAAVGDYMDKQETAFRDELAGSGVEVVREGDNLRLVMPSNITFATDQSYISSGFHNTLSAIAKVMNKYEKTYLSVEGHTDSTGKDSYNMSLSQQRAQSVKNYLVNQQIMAERISTTGYGETRPISSNDSANGRAQNRRVEIQIVPNTQ; from the coding sequence ATGACTTTAACTAAATCACTTTTAAGCGTAACGGTAGTGGCTGTATTACTTAGCGGTTGTGAAATGAATAACACAGGTAAAGGAGCGGCAATTGGTGCTGCAGCTGGTGGTGTATTAGGTAAGGCTACTGGTAATCATAAAGATAAGCGTATCTTTATTGGTGCTGCAATTGGTGCATTAGCTGGTGCTGCAGTAGGCGATTACATGGACAAACAAGAAACCGCTTTTCGTGACGAGTTAGCGGGTTCTGGTGTTGAAGTGGTACGTGAAGGCGATAACTTACGTTTAGTTATGCCGTCAAATATTACCTTTGCAACCGATCAGTCGTATATTTCGTCGGGCTTTCACAATACGCTAAGTGCGATTGCTAAAGTGATGAACAAATACGAAAAAACTTATTTAAGCGTAGAAGGTCATACCGATAGCACAGGTAAAGATAGCTATAATATGAGCCTTTCACAGCAACGCGCTCAAAGTGTTAAAAACTATTTAGTTAATCAGCAAATTATGGCTGAACGAATTAGCACTACAGGTTATGGTGAAACACGTCCAATTTCATCAAACGATAGCGCAAATGGCCGTGCACAAAATCGTCGTGTAGAAATTCAAATAGTGCCTAACACGCAATAA
- a CDS encoding DUF3224 domain-containing protein, whose protein sequence is MATHKVTGEFNVKLNPIEGYAKGIDGVNLGRMSIDKTFTGELEATSTGEMLSAMTATQGSAGYVAIEQVVGTLAGKQGSFVLQHFGTMDKGQDRLILEVVPDSGNNELTGLSGKMAIRIEDGVHFYDFEYQL, encoded by the coding sequence ATGGCAACTCATAAAGTAACCGGTGAATTTAACGTTAAACTCAACCCCATTGAAGGCTATGCAAAAGGCATTGATGGCGTAAATTTAGGTCGTATGTCGATTGATAAAACCTTTACTGGGGAGCTTGAGGCGACCAGCACCGGCGAAATGCTCAGTGCCATGACCGCAACTCAAGGTAGTGCCGGTTATGTAGCAATTGAACAAGTGGTTGGTACACTTGCAGGCAAACAGGGCAGTTTTGTACTGCAGCATTTTGGCACTATGGACAAAGGCCAAGATCGTCTAATTTTAGAAGTCGTGCCAGATTCTGGTAATAATGAACTTACAGGGCTTAGCGGAAAAATGGCGATTCGCATTGAAGATGGGGTGCACTTTTATGATTTTGAGTATCAACTTTAA